The Paeniglutamicibacter sulfureus genome includes a region encoding these proteins:
- a CDS encoding ABC transporter ATP-binding protein encodes MIPAASRLCVEEVTLGYDGDDIVHQLSLAVPDGAVTSIIGPNGCGKSTLLRAMARLMVPRSGRVLLDGEPLHRQPTRSVATRLGMLPQNPTAPAGLTVADLVSRGRNPRQRWYQQFSVGDERVVAEALEATGIAALADVPMDELSGGQRQRAWISMVLAQETDIVLLDEPTSFLDLAHQVELLELVQRLNAEHGRTIVMVLHDISLAARYSDHMVAMRQGRIHSAGSPAEVVTERGLAEIFGLSARIVTDPVAGRPHVIPLGNGPLPEALASSAERTAEAAAKA; translated from the coding sequence ATGATCCCGGCCGCATCCCGCCTCTGTGTGGAAGAGGTCACCCTGGGCTACGACGGGGACGACATCGTGCACCAGCTCAGCCTGGCCGTGCCCGACGGCGCGGTGACCTCGATCATCGGCCCCAACGGCTGCGGCAAGTCCACCCTGTTGCGCGCCATGGCCCGGCTGATGGTGCCGCGCTCCGGACGCGTGCTGCTGGACGGGGAGCCGCTGCACCGCCAGCCGACCCGTTCGGTGGCTACCCGGCTGGGCATGCTGCCGCAGAACCCCACGGCCCCGGCCGGACTGACCGTGGCGGACCTGGTCTCGCGCGGACGCAACCCGCGCCAACGCTGGTACCAGCAGTTCTCCGTCGGCGACGAGCGCGTGGTCGCCGAGGCGCTGGAGGCCACCGGCATCGCCGCGCTGGCCGACGTGCCGATGGACGAGCTCTCCGGCGGGCAGCGCCAGCGCGCCTGGATCTCGATGGTGCTGGCCCAGGAGACAGACATCGTGCTGCTCGACGAGCCCACCAGCTTCCTGGACCTGGCCCACCAGGTCGAGCTCCTGGAACTGGTGCAGCGGCTGAATGCCGAGCACGGGCGCACCATCGTCATGGTGCTGCACGACATCTCGCTGGCCGCCCGCTACTCGGACCACATGGTCGCGATGCGCCAGGGCCGGATCCACTCGGCGGGCTCCCCCGCCGAGGTCGTCACCGAGCGCGGGCTGGCCGAGATCTTCGGGCTGAGCGCCCGCATCGTCACCGACCCGGTCGCCGGACGCCCCCATGTCATCCCGCTGGGCAACGGGCCGCTGCCCGAAGCGCTGGCCTCCTCCGCGGAACGGACCGCGGAGGCCGCGGCGAAAGCCTAG
- a CDS encoding GNAT family N-acetyltransferase, with the protein MEKILSKVAPWLPSARRNPGAGESLSASIRVLDDADTAALRALVSTDPVANIFMDAQLAVTGSARPGLGGSLIVGRFDGALLVSACWIGANIVPINVTAEDAEEFGHVVKSLNRSFASCFGPADAVMGMWKVLAEGPQQAFSVRPNQPFMTLSKAPAIEPEPSLRASHAGEYDLVLPACALMFEEELGYSPLVNGGSFYRSRVRSLIHSGHSLIALDTEGAIRFKAELGTVTTRATQIQGVWMNPEHRGGGKAAGYMAAVADYALRIAPTTSLYVNDYNAPALATYRKVGFEEVGEFATILF; encoded by the coding sequence ATGGAGAAAATCCTGTCCAAGGTGGCCCCGTGGTTACCGTCAGCTAGACGCAACCCGGGCGCCGGAGAGTCGCTCTCCGCAAGTATCCGTGTCCTCGATGACGCCGATACCGCGGCTCTCCGCGCCCTCGTTTCCACCGATCCGGTCGCCAACATCTTCATGGATGCGCAGCTGGCCGTCACCGGATCCGCCAGGCCGGGTCTGGGCGGATCGCTCATCGTGGGCCGGTTCGACGGGGCCCTGCTGGTCTCGGCCTGCTGGATCGGTGCAAATATCGTTCCGATCAATGTCACCGCCGAGGACGCCGAGGAATTCGGGCACGTGGTGAAATCGTTGAACCGGAGTTTTGCTTCCTGCTTCGGCCCGGCCGATGCCGTCATGGGGATGTGGAAGGTCCTCGCCGAGGGGCCGCAGCAGGCCTTCAGCGTGCGGCCCAACCAGCCCTTTATGACGCTCTCCAAGGCCCCCGCCATCGAGCCGGAGCCCTCCCTGCGGGCCAGCCACGCGGGGGAGTACGACCTGGTGCTGCCGGCCTGCGCGCTGATGTTCGAGGAAGAGCTGGGTTACTCCCCGCTGGTCAATGGGGGGTCGTTCTACCGTTCGAGGGTCCGCTCGCTGATCCATTCGGGACATTCGCTGATCGCCCTGGACACTGAAGGCGCGATCCGGTTCAAGGCCGAACTGGGAACCGTCACCACCCGGGCCACACAGATCCAGGGGGTCTGGATGAACCCCGAGCACCGCGGCGGCGGGAAGGCTGCCGGCTACATGGCCGCAGTCGCCGACTACGCCCTGCGAATTGCCCCCACCACCAGCCTCTATGTCAACGACTACAACGCACCGGCCCTTGCGACCTATCGCAAGGTCGGTTTCGAAGAGGTCGGCGAGTTCGCCACCATCCTCTTCTGA